DNA sequence from the Microcebus murinus isolate Inina chromosome 18, M.murinus_Inina_mat1.0, whole genome shotgun sequence genome:
CGGAAGCCATTTTTATCATAGGCTGTCACGGGAAGGGCATTGCCTGCAAGAAGTCGGCACATGGATGTGGGAGGAGAGAGCCAAAGATACCCAACAGAGCCCAAGTGGTACCTGCTGTAGCCACAACTTGGGGGAGAGGGGCTCCCTGGCCATGGTAAATACAACACTCCCTCATAGAGTCTGGAAAGGCTGACACAGCAGGCAAGCAATCCCCACCGGGCTCTAAGGAATCACCACAAGGACCCACCCATCGCATGCCCCACAGTACTGCAGCTGTgggccccacctccctccccacctctaaCACCTACTAGGCTTGATCGATTCCAAGGGCACGTGGACACTGGCCAGGGAGAGCTGGGGCCCCTTCATGGGGCTGCCCTGAGGCTGGAAGGCCAGTGGCTGGAAGAGAGGGCTGCCAGGCCCAGTGGAGAAGGGCAGGAGAGGCCTGGCTGGAGTAGTGGGGATCAGGGGGGTGGCCGCAGCCCCAGAGGAAAAGTGGGAGGCAGGTTTCACTAAGCCTGATGtcctgggaggcaggaagacagaAGGCAAGTCAAAGGGCAAGCCAGATGTGTTGGGCCAAAGGGGATCCTCCCCCCAACCTCTGGTTCTGCCATGCCCAGCCATCAGCAAccccaccctcctctcccacTCATTACACTTTGGCCTCTTCCAGAAGCTGATCGAGCGCATCCAGGTGGTGCAGGGTGGTATCACCCAGTGCAGAGCTATGATGATCAGGGACAGCAGGCTCAGCCTTTGGGGCCAAAGCTGGGGCCAGTCCAGTAGAGAACAGGAAGGAACCCACACCGGGGGCAGGAACgctggctgggaccacaggggctgggaagggaggcagCAGTGGAGCTTGGGAGTTGCCTGAGGAGGGGGCTGAGGGCTGGAGCAGAGGAGCATCTGAGGAGCTGCAGGCAGCAGGCCCTGGCGTGGGGCTGAAGAAGTCCAGGTTGGACTGTTCACTCTGTGGGCAACGGAAAGGGCAGGTGAGCAAAGGCCAGGGAGGGCCTGCTGCAGGTGGCAAGGGGCGTAGCCCTGCAGCCACTGGCCCTCTTCCACCAGAGGCGCTGGAGGTGTGCAACCCCGCTGGGCAGCACTCTGGAGGGAAGGGACAACACAGACCCCAGCTGACTGTAGCCAAGAACCAGTCAGAGATGAGACTAGTAAGTGATGGTCCTCAGACACTTTCGTGATGCCACCATCAGTGTGCCCCTACCTGGAACAGTTGCCATTGGCTATTTCCAGCTGACTCTTTGGGAGGAACATTAGGGGCTGGGTCAGTGAGGCCTGAGAACAGAGAAAGGAACTCCATGAGAAAAGGCTCAGGTGACAAGTGATACCAATGGGTGAAGGGGTGGGGAGCTCTTTAGGCAGTCTCCAGAGGGCTCCCCTCTCCCTTCAGGGAGAGGGGAACAGGGCCCACCGTGGAGTCTACTGGCAAGACTGCCCTGGTGTTCTCAAGGGTCAGTGACCTTGACTGTGTTCCCTACAACTGCAGGCTCTTTGCCCACCCCTGATAAGCATACTGGGACACCTTCAGGCTACCTCCTGATGCCACCGACCCTTCTTCCTCTGAGGGTTCCACCAGGAGAAACACCTTTCGGCCTCCCTCTAGGACGTACCCAAGCAGAGCAGCTCCTCGTCCAGCAAGGAGAGGGCATTGTTTGTGCTGTTGGGCCCCAGGAGGGCCTCGGCCTGGCTGGACGAGCGGCTGCGTGGAGGGCCTGAGgtctgggggggaggagggaggatcggGATGCCTGAGGAGGGTGGAGTGGGTGCTGGAGCCGACGTAGAGGATGGACTATTCAGTGTGTCCAACTCAGCAAGATCGATGAGAGTGCCTTGGTTACTGGAGTGATTGTTCCCTAGATGGGCAAACAGAGAGGACAGGGGTTGTTCTAGTGGCTGCACAGGAGGAGGCAGGATCCTGGGCGCAGCGGTTGATGATCCAGCCTCTGGCCCAGTCCAAAGGCATTTCTGCCGAGGAACACTAAAGCAAGCTGAAGGAGGCAGGGCAAGCACTTGGAACAGTTGAGAAGCCCTCAGGTCCTGTGGAATGCTACGGTGGTCAGCTCTACCCTTGCTGTGTGGCAGGGAGTCAGGGGGGCCCAGAATGGGGAACCAGAACATTTTACCTTCGGAGTCAGGCATTGTTGAGGTAGCCACCTCGCCATTGATGACCTGCCCTCCAATAATTGTTTTGTAAGAGTTGATGACTCGGGAGAGGTTGTCACTGGCCTGCAGGATGTCCCCTGGAGCAGAAAACAGACTCCTTATACCTGGCTATGACAACTTACCCACCAACACAGACAAATTCCTGGCTCATCCTCAGTCCTCACTCACCCAAACTGTTGTCATTGTCCTCTGTCTCACTGGCTAGTTTAAATAACGTCCGCCTCTTGTTCTCACACCTATCGAACAACTCCTAAAAGAAACCCAGACATAAAAAATCACAACTGCAAAGGCCCTCAGAGATGATGTGATCTGGCATTCATGACCAGAAAACAAAGATCCTCAGTGCACTATGATCAATTACTGGCAGCACTGGGACCAGAGCACACGTCTTCCTGCCACCACACCATGTCCCCCAAGACATCTGTGTAGACAGTCGATCACATGGTTGGAGAAGGTCAGTAAGTCCCTTCCCATCTCCCAGGCTGGCATGTACCTCAGAACTCAAACTATCCACCCAACCACATCAGCATCGGGGTCACAGGGATGCCCTTGAGGCAGTAAGGAAAGGTGCACAGCAGTGGTGAGCACTGCAGGCAGTCTCTGGAGTCACACAAGCAGGTTTACACCTGGCCCTTCTATCCCAGGTTAGTTAGCAACCTCAGGTGTTAGATGAGGATGCCACCATTTCTGTGGCCACTATGCAGATGACTCAGCCGTGAATGCCAAGCATGTAGCCCAGTGTCGTCAATGGGCAGGCACTCAGCACAGGCTGGTTCTGGACGTTCCTGCAGAGCAGCCCCGTGAGGCCGGCTCTTCACCCGAGGGTGGGCCTACCTTCATGAGCTCTTTATCTCCCTCTGAAGAATCCTCGCGGCTGTAGTGGAGCAGCATCTCGCTGAGCAGTTTCACGTTGTTGTTGACCTCCTCTAACGTATGCAGACGCTTGGTCACCTTCTGAATCCGCGCCTCGTCCTGCCCATCAGCGAGGATCAGGAGAAAGAGAGCTCAACAGTTGGTCTTCCCACTCCCACCAGGCAACATAAGCACAGGGGCTTGGTTCCTGGGACCCAATCTACAGTCCTTTCACAGCAATACTCTTCCCAGCCCTCCTGTGCTCTTCCCTCCTATGCTCTTCCAGAAGCCCTCCGAGCCTCAGCTGCCCTAGGTAAGGGCTGGCAGTAGGGGGAACAAAAGAGGCCTGACATCCAGTGAAGCAGCAGCTTCTGCTGTGTGCGTGGCTTCTCCACCCCATATCTGAAGGACCAGGGCCCACTCACTTCCTTCACCATGGACTTGATCAGCTTGTTGGCTTCTTGCAAGTCATCTGGGTTTTTGCTTTTCAGCAGCTTGGCTAAAAGCTGGAAGAGGAGGACATCAAAGGTAAAGGGAGCATGCCTGCTCCCCGAACCACCAAGCAAAACCACCTTccccctgctgctgccacctcaAATCTGAGAAAACCCCAGACCTAGATGTACTTTACCTTGGATTTCTCCTCATCATCAAAAACAGGGTTTTTGGGACGAGGTGGTGGAGAGGGGATCAGCGTCCTGTCCACAGGGATTGGTGGGTCAGACTGCACTATGCCTGAAAGGGCACATGGGGGCAGAGCGAGTGCTCAGGCTGTGGTCACCGTGTCACCCCTGCTCATACACCAAGGGCCACATCCCTGGGATCAAGACCTGCAAGAGGGTGCAGGGCAGGCTGCTCACACCTCATCCCATTGAGACCCTGCTGAGCTCTACCCTGGGAGCAAATGCGGTTCTCTTCAGGAGGGAAGGAGTCAGGAGACACCgaattcccttctcttctttgcCTTGGCTGGCTTTCAAGGGCTGCCTTGAAACTAAAGGAAGGTAGACACATACCCTGTCTCTTCAACATATGGTAGGCATCCTTGATCTTTGCTTCTTCTGGCAGGGCCATGGTCCAGCTATAAAGCAGCTCGATGACCTTGGTCTTCACTTTCTCAGACACCCTGTCCCCCAGGTACTAAGcagcaaaacaaaatgagagaatCTAGTAACTGCAGTTTGGAGGCAGAGAAAGTGTAAGGCTCCCCTCCCAGCAATGACACAGTTGCCTGTTAGTCACAGGCCTCAAGCCTACTCAACACCAGCAGGTGTTAAGGTATGTGTGAaacagagcaggggaggggaggggcctccCTGTGGCCTGGCTGTGTCCATCTAGATAGTCTGTGGTTAGGCAGGGGGCCAGGAGCCAGTCACTGCATTTCCGTACACAAGCTGCCAAACCACAACTGCATTTAATCTTGAAGGAGGTTCATAAGCATGTCTTTAGCATGAAAAAAAACCTGCTTTAAGTGAGTACCCAGAGCTACGCAATCCTGGCATGCAACAGAACCTGGCTGGCTGAACAGCTGAGTGATGAGGGAGCCCAGCTCCTCATATTCACGTaagagaggcaaaaaaaaaaaaaaaaaaaaaatccccaactGCTATATGCTAGGAGCTACTCAGGCCCTCACCCCAGGCACTCGTACAGCTACTGTCGCAGCACCTGTCACATACAGGCTGCCTGTCCACATGTTCTACTTGGTCTCCATCACCTCCAGGGCCTCACTCTCTGAGGGCAAAACACAGAGCATCTCAGCTCTGTGGGGATGTGATGTGGTTGGGCAGTGAAAGCCATTAAGATGGGAGATGGGGAGAAACATAAGAAGTCCCTAGAAGCAAGGAAACTGCCAGTGACTGACCTTTGGAGAGACGACTTTGATTAACTCATTCAAAAAACGGAACTTTCCCACTTCATTATGAAATCTCCTCCCACAGTTCTTCATACATGCCTCCAGCACCTACAGCCAAACAGAGGAGCTCAGTGAGACCTCACCTGACAACAGTGCTAAATAAATGCCCCAGATGAAGGAACTCACCATGGAAAGCAGCCTGCACCACCTTCCACCCTGGGGGGCAGTGCAGGTTAAACAACTGGCTCACACAATTGCAAATCTCTGCTGGGGAAGTTACGCTGGGGTTAAAGTAAGAAACTCTGAGACCCAGACACCAAGGCAGCCTGGATGCCAGTCCTGGGAGTAGCCTTCCTTAAAGGCTCTGGCCTCCTATTTTACATAGGTCCAGGGACAAAGTCTCTCTGACTCAGGGTCCTTTCCACAAGTTGACTGACATTAGGGGGAAAGAATGTTTAAATCTTGTTATTGTCAGTCTAGATGACACCACACCCCCCACTCTCATGTCCCTAACATGCTTCCCTATGCCACTCGTGGCCCTGGCACTCACACAGTTCGTAATGAGGAGTGCACACTCCAGAGCTCCCTTTCTtggcttctgtttttatttttaaaaatttcctttcttttttttaaggcttcTTTTTTGtaaagcagggtttctcaactgtGGACTGCCTGACATTTTGGGGCAGTCATTCTTTGTTGTGCATGTGTCCTGTGCATTACAGAATGTTGAGCATCTAGTGGCATTCAGAGAGGAACAAGATGCCAGGCAGTACCCCACTAGATGTCAAGAACACTCCCACCCTGAtgtgtgacaactaaaaatgtctccagacactgcaaaatgtcccctggggggcaaaatcacccaATGTTAAGAAtcatggttttttgttgtttttttttttgagacagagtctcactctgttgcctggactagaatgctgtggcgtcagcctagctcacagcaacctcaagcttgtaggctcaagcgatccttctgcctcagcctcctgagtagctgggactacaggcatacactaccatgcctggctaattttttatacatatatttttggtcatccagctaatttctatttttttagtagtgacagggtctctcgctcttgctcaggctggtctcgaactcctgagctcagatgatccaccagcctcggcctcccagagtgctaggattatagccatgaggcACCGCACTGGCCAAGAATCATTGTTATAAGTCTAAGCTCTACAGCAAACATGAGAGAGATGCATGTGCTAAGTGCTATTTCCTGTCTTCTATCTTTCCAGGATTCAAATGTAGTCAGGGCAGAACCCTATATTCCTCAGGACTCAGCTGCTCTCTGGTCTAGGGAGAGCCTGGAAGCACCTGAGTGCCACGTACTGCTCCATGTCTTCAGCTCCCTTAGTCTGAATGAACTGAAGATCTGCCCTACGGCCACACCCAGAAGCTCAACACTGCATTAATAACTGGCATTGTATTTAACTACACAACAAATGATACCCACTTCACTTTCTTCAGCCGGCCTACTTAACTGTCAAGACAGCTCTGTGGGCATCTCTTCAAGAAGGCTTTGCTAGCCCCATGCTGGGCTTAGGGCCCCTGCCTGTGGGCTCCCCGCCTCCACACCTCTGCCTCTCACATTGACCACGTGGCTATCTGGCAGAGAAAGCACCGAAGTCACCTTCGAAGCACTAGTGCTGGACACGGTGCACACGTGTGGAATGGCTGACTGGACATGTTCTAGATATAGTTTGTATCAAGGACTTTCTGCGAGCTTTTGGGCATGAACCCTGAGAACCACCAAGACCCCAATGGATACATGAGGAAGGGTCCAGACAGGTGTAGATTCACTGCTTTCATCTTTACAGTGAAGAACCTACCGTCAGGGCCTGGACCGCCTCCCATTCCTGCGGAGACTGGATCTTGTGGGCCAACAGTCGGACAGCGATCTGTGGCCTAGGGGACAAGCAGACCACAGTCTCAGTACGATGGCCCTGGGGCCATCTGGCTAGCCCCACTTTGGCCGCAATTTTTGACTTTCCTAGTCAGTTCTCTCTCACTTGCCCCATTAGAGCGTTGAGACTTACCCTTCAAGCTCTTTGTTGATCTGATCACAGAAGCCAATTATGTATTCCCAGTCCTCCTGGCGGTTGGAAGGATTGGTGGCTTTATCTTGGGGTAGACCAAAGAAAAGGATAATTGTTATGAAGAGCAAGGAGGATGCAACAGATGTTTCctccacaatttttatttttcttctcccttccctcctctcttcttcacAATTTTTAGGCAGTAAAATTTTGCTTCCACATTTATTCTCTAATAGAGAAGCCTCAATAGTTCAATCAGACAGCAGTCAAAAACAAATACTGCTTTCTgtctactattttaaaaatcaaaaatttgaaagaaaacaaattttcaacCTCATGGAGCTTAGagatgatgaagccactgcattccagtctgggtgacacagtgagactctatctcaaagaaaaaaaaaaattctaggcaCTGAATGCAAAGTTCTCTAATATTTGGTTTGGGCCCCCCTCCCTGTTATCTATAGAACATGTGGTTACAGAGGATAGCCCAGCTGAGGGTGGCTAAATGGGCTCCCTTCTCTGATTCAGATCTGGAGTCTGTCTCTAGAAAGCACTCTCAAGCTGTTTTCTAAATTTAGGGCTTCAGGTTCAGAAGACAAATGGAAGGCTGAACACGTAgatcctttaaaatttaaaacacccATGCTCTTTACGCAGATTTCCATAAGGAGCAAAAGCAGAACGTCAGAGCCACCTCTGAGGGATGCTGTTAAAAGTGTCTGAATTCTGATTTCTCATGATTGTGGGtgttttcttaactttaaaaataacctgCTGGAAGACCAAATCCTACCAGTGACACCGGCCCCTTGACTGGGAACAGGGCTCCAGGGCTCTAAGCGGATACCTCCCCCAAGCAGAGGGAAGGACCACTAGACCCAGTGCATACTGCTTCCCAGGTCAGGGCTGGGCCTACCTGGTAGCTAGCTAGCGTTTCTGCTCTGGCTGCACGGGGAAGATTCTGATACTTTAGGTTCATATTCAGAGGACAAGGTCTGTCCTCAATCCTGAAAGAGAATTACCAAGCACTTCAAAATGGCAAGCTTGAAGGGAGGGGAGATTAATTTAGTCAAAGGTGGCCATATGGGAAGAAATCTGGCAATCCTGCATTGATTGCCACAGTGACCCACTAGCTATCACCTTCCAGAGAAACCTCGAGTCTCTTCCACCATGTCTGAGGTCTGCTCAGGCATTAGTGTGGCTTTGTTTCTAATCCTTATCATTTGAGATGCTTAAAGTTCTCACATGACACCAAAAGGCTGCAAGATACAAAAATAAGATGGTCTGCAGTGCCATACCCACCTCCCAACACTATTATTTTAAGAGCAGTGATACACCTCGTGATAGGAGAGAAATTAGCCCACTCACTTCTACTGTTCACAACAGGAAAAGCATCTTCCAAATACAGAGTAAAATGTGGACCAACCCTGCACCCCCGCTCCTCCCCCCACAGCAATGGGCATTCACCACACACCACATTCTTCACAGGCCTGTTAGAGTTCCTACAGCATTTGCACTTCCAAGAACACTCCCTCCTACTTTTCACTTGTGTTTATTTCTCTAGAATCCCACTTTCTTTCACCTGATTAGACTTTCCTAAAGCAAATCTGCAGGGAGCTCTCTGCCTACACAGGGGCACAAAAAGCCCCGGTTTCTGAATATCTCCTCCGGTTTCTGAATATCTCCTCCGGTTCTCcagccagcccagcagaccacccACAGGAATGGGAAAAAACCTCTGGGAATAATTCTAGGTGATTCGATCTCTCCATCTGCCCACTGCTTCCTGCAGCAGATGCACGCAACCTTCCACCCACTCGACATTCTCCTTCACCTGGAACAGAGGTGACACCAGAGCCTCCCACTGCAGCCCCTGCCTTCTAGAACCGCCCCCTGGGTTCTGCTCTGACTCAtggtttttgtctattttcagGTCTCTGTTGAAAGCCTCATTCTCTTCTGTTTCTGTTCCTCTAGATTTCCTTTATTGCTCTCATTTTCAGCTGAATCCCATCACTATCCTAGACTCTCATGGGACTTTAACATGGTATGTAAGAATGGAAAGAGCAACATTGGCTACCCCAACCCAACATTGCTCAGATAGTCCAGAGAAGACAAGCTCTATGTAGCAAATGACAAACAAAAGAGCAGACGCAAGAACATGGGCTGGAAAGGGTCAGCCTTCAAAAAGGTAGGGTCCTGAATCAAAAGAGAAACCTAGCCAATCACCAGGTCTTTGTTAGGCACCCACAGACAATGAAGCAAACAGCATGCCAGACCCTGGATGGACTACAGAAAAAGTACAAGACACAGATTCTATCCTTAAGGAGGCTGTGCTTGTCTGGTTCAacacatcaggaaaaaaaatcagtgcacaAAACAAGACAGTGCCCCCACCTCAGACACCCAGGTTAGAACCCCCACCGTTGACgactccttccctctcctcacccATTACCTTCAGTCCTTTCTTAtccctgccccaaccccaccCTACTTCTCACTGGCTTCCAGAACTTCTGTTCTAACCCACTCTACATGTAAAGCCCTTTATCAATCCTCCTAAAACACTGATTTCATCAAGTAAAGGAGGAATGGGGACATGATAACCATAGAAATTTAACTTGTGCTGGAATTCAAGATTTTCCAGAATTTTGTCCTAAATTCTCAATTTTATCTCCCACTGTGCCCTTAAGGAACTTCCTGCCTGAACCAGCCAAACATCTGTTACTATGTGCCTCAAACAGGTTTGTTTTCTCCACATCGGCATCTAGTGTTTTCTTTGccaatttttcccattctttaatGCCTAGCTCGAATGTCATCTCATTGAATCATTTTCCATTCCCCTTATCCCCAACTTCTTAAAGAGACTATATTTTAACACTTAAGGCTCCTGCCTcgtatcttttgtttttttaagagatggagtcttggccaggtgcagcagctcatgcctgtaatcctagcactctgggaagccaaggcaggagaatctcttgagctcaggagttcaagaccagtctgagcaagagggagacttcgcctctactaaaaataaaaaaaaaaagttgaaaaattagctgggtgcggtggcacactctgtagtcctagctactcaggaagctgaggcaggatgattgcttgagcccaggagtttgaggttgcagcgagctacgATGACAcaactgcattctagcccaggtgacagagcaagactctgtcacaaagaaaaaaaagagaagatggggttttgctctgtcacccaggctggggtacagtggcatgatcatagctcactgcagcttccaactcctgtattcaagcgatcctcttgcctcagcctcctgagtagctgggattataggcgtgtaccaccatgcctagcttgCCTTGTATCTTTATTTAAGAATGCTTTATCCACTCTACCATCACCTCCATCCAACTAAAGGCAAAAACTGCTTGAACTTCCTAATTCCCATAACACCTGACATAGCAGGTACTCCTTAAATTGACTATGGTAGGGCTTTAGAGAAGGCTGAAGTAATCAAGAAATGGTCTGTAGGGAAGGAGAATCCGAGATGGGTTTTGAAGCATTTAGTTGAGCAAAGGGGAGCAGAGGTTCCAGGTAAAGAAAGCAATATGTGTTGGTGGGCCAAGTTATCAGGAAGCCACACACCAAAAAAGAGAATAACCAAGGCCATATTACAGGGGTGGCAGTCGGTTTGGCAGCAGTGGAATGACTTAACTAAACAGAAGTGCTCTTCTGGGAGCAGAATGAAGAACAGActagggagaaggaggaagagaccTGAGACTCTGGGCCAAGCAAAGGCTTCTGCAACAATTCAGGTAGACCATGGGATAACAAAGACCTTAACTAAGATGGTGCTGAACCCCCAAGTGCTGGTTCATTCAACTGGTACAGTTTACACCATTACGTCATTAGAACTGTGAAAGTAAACAGAGGGTAATTAGATGTAAGAACTCTTAACACTGCCCCAAATGTAACTCTAAGGGAAAAGGTCAAATGCCAATCTCAGCTCTACAGATACCACTCTATTCACCTTCTCCACACTTCCTCAAAAACAGGTGTGTCTGTCTCCTATTTCAAAACATAACTCTAAATACAGCCTATTAAACTCAGCTTAGGTCACTTAAGTTGATCTAATATCCCCCATTAACATCTGCAAATCAAACTAATTCTACTGTGCTAATAATAACCAGTTGGGTGGTTCTGGACAAGTGATTTGACTGGAATCAGGATGTCCTCTTTTTATGAAATTGTGGCCGTAGTACCTGCTTTGCTAGGATATTTGGTAACGAATTTAATGAATGTCTGCAGAGTACTTTGAGCTCCTTGGAGAACAGTTCCATATGTACAGAAGGCTTTATGACCTGCCTTCAACTGCCGATTTTGCAAGTGTAACCTTACTCTCCCTTTTGGGATGTGATCCCCTTTAAACCTACGTTCAGCCTCctgattaaatgagaaaacagccTTCACCTCCAAGGGCCCAAAGGCCCTACTAAATAAGAGACCGCAGCACAAGGTACTACCTAGGCATCTTATCTGCCTCATCACCCAATTTCTGACTTCACTTAAAGAGGCCTCCAGGTGGTCTTGTTTAGGAAAGTTCACTTAACTCCTCAGCAGAGTACCACCCGCTAACAAGGTTAATCCAGTATTTCCTTGGTAGCAATGTGAATTAGCAATTACAGCAATTATGCCTCTATAGTTATGGCTTCAGCCTGTGCTTCTCAGCTTTACTCAGTAGGTCATCAATGGACTCATTACGATATTCAAgcgtgtgcgcgtgtgtgggtgagagagtgagagagagaaggggtggggagagggtccCCAACACCGACATAACCATGGTTGGTCACTGCAGGAAAAAGGCAGAACTCTGTTCTCTGCCTATCATCGCTGTCGTTGAAAAATTATTCTCACTTCAAGCATTTTGCCTGAGCAAAGCACTCACTTCCAATATATGGTCACAATTCCGAAGCTTCCAGGCGTGTGGGCACGGTCGGCAGCACCTACCACTACCGCAGCTTCGGCCCAAATCCAGAGCTTTTCCCTTCGTCAAGGATTGCGGCGCAAGGGTACCGGAGTTACCGCCGGGCGCGGCCCCACCACAATCTCCCCAAAGCGCAGGTGCATATCAGCCCGAAGAACTTTGCTGTCACTTCCCTCGAGCCTACGAGAGCCCGACAGGACCCCGAGTTCTCGCCGCCGCGCGCGGGAGCTGGGGCCCGGCTAGAGCCAGGGCTCCCTGCTCCGGAAGGGGCGTGATTGCGGACGCTCGCGGCGGAGGCGAGCTCAGGCGCGGGCTGCCAGGCGGCGCCGCTGCAGAGCCCGGGGAGGGGAcatgggggtgaggaggggggcGGCTCGAGGGCAGGCAGAAGCGGCCGCGGGTACTCACTTAGCCAGGATTCCAGGCTCTCCCCTTCCGCCTCCGCCATATTGCAGCCGCCCGGGCCGGCCCTGCGGCTTCAAATCTCGCGAGAGTCTGTACGGGAGgagccggggcggggcctgcatGGGGGCCTGAGAAAAATGAGTGCCGCCACCGAGGGTTGCGCCAGACTGTGACGGATATTGAGAGGGCAGGTAGTTCCTTTGGCTCGTCTTTGGACCCCTAAGTGAAAGACTCTAACGCCCAGATCAAAGGGGTGAAACTCAAATTTAGGACCCTGTGGATTCTTTAACGCGTCATTTGCTCAGGCGCGCCGCGGGCAGTCCTGGTGGGGGTCCTCGCGGCCTGCCAAGATGGCTGCCTCCGCTGTGAAGGGTGTTCGAGGGTGGTCGAGCCTGCCGCTGGTCGCGCGTCGTGCTGTCTTGCGGCTTCCAGGGTGAGAGGGCGGCGGGCAGCTAGAGGCGCCGCTTGAGTCTTCACGGAGGGACCTGCGGGGAAGGAAGGGGACCATAGGCAGGCCGCGTGAGGCCCTGGAAAGAGCCTTGCCGTGGGAGCCAGGATATCTGCTTCAAGCTTCTTAACTGCGTGACTTTGAGCCGATCTGAAGGCTTAGTGACTACGCCTCGCTTAAGGGGTGTGGCTGATTTAGGGTTCTACCTCAGAACTGAACGTGCGGACCCCTGGTAAGGAGCTAAGAGCTAGGATCGTCTATGTATCAGGAGGTGGGGGTAGAGATGTATAGGCGGGGAGTCTAATCTTACCGTTCGCACTTGATAAGGAGACTCCCCGCCTGTTAGGGGAGGTCCTCCTACCTCTTGAAACAGGAGCCAAAGTTATTGCACTTCAGGTTTAGTTGGTGTTCCCCGCACCGCTCTCCCTCGTCGGCAGCTTGGCAAACATGCCTATTGTTAAGTCAATCTTATTCACTTGTGTAGTCAGCTTtagcctgcctcctcctcttccccctcccaggGTAACCCAGGTGCGGTGGAGCCGCTATGGTCCTGAATATAGGGATCCCAAGATTGACAAGGAATATTACCACAAGCCTGTGGCCGAGCTAACTGAGGAGGAGAAGTATGATCAGGAACTCAAGAAGACCCAGCTCATCAAAGCTGCTCCAGCGATGAAAACAAGCTCTGTTTTTGAAGACCCAGTGATCAGGTTAGATGGAAACAGACACTCTTTTTCCAGGGAGGGTCTATGGTAAGGATTCCATGATACAATCTTGGAAAGCTAAGCATGTTGTTTTTATCCTTGAAGTAAATTCACCAACATGATGATGAAAGGAGGAAACAAAGTACTGGCCAGATCCCTCATGACACAGGTAAGCAGtacctccttcctcttttctctgtgaCTTTGTACATGGTTCTTTCAGTTTATCTTAA
Encoded proteins:
- the GGA3 gene encoding ADP-ribosylation factor-binding protein GGA3 isoform X2; this encodes MKNCGRRFHNEVGKFRFLNELIKVVSPKYLGDRVSEKVKTKVIELLYSWTMALPEEAKIKDAYHMLKRQGIVQSDPPIPVDRTLIPSPPPRPKNPVFDDEEKSKLLAKLLKSKNPDDLQEANKLIKSMVKEDEARIQKVTKRLHTLEEVNNNVKLLSEMLLHYSREDSSEGDKELMKELFDRCENKRRTLFKLASETEDNDNSLGDILQASDNLSRVINSYKTIIGGQVINGEVATSTMPDSEGNNHSSNQGTLIDLAELDTLNSPSSTSAPAPTPPSSGIPILPPPPQTSGPPRSRSSSQAEALLGPNSTNNALSLLDEELLCLGLTDPAPNVPPKESAGNSQWQLFQSEQSNLDFFSPTPGPAACSSSDAPLLQPSAPSSGNSQAPLLPPFPAPVVPASVPAPGVGSFLFSTGLAPALAPKAEPAVPDHHSSALGDTTLHHLDALDQLLEEAKVTSGLVKPASHFSSGAAATPLIPTTPARPLLPFSTGPGSPLFQPLAFQPQGSPMKGPQLSLASVHVPLESIKPSNALPVTAYDKNGFRILFHFAKECPPGRPDVLVVVVSMLNTAPLPVKSIVLQAAVPKSMKVKLQPPSGTELSPFSPIQPPAAITQVMLLANPLKEKVRLRYRLTFALGEQLSTEVGEVDQFPPVEQWGNL
- the GGA3 gene encoding ADP-ribosylation factor-binding protein GGA3 isoform X1, which encodes MAEAEGESLESWLNKATNPSNRQEDWEYIIGFCDQINKELEGPQIAVRLLAHKIQSPQEWEAVQALTVLEACMKNCGRRFHNEVGKFRFLNELIKVVSPKYLGDRVSEKVKTKVIELLYSWTMALPEEAKIKDAYHMLKRQGIVQSDPPIPVDRTLIPSPPPRPKNPVFDDEEKSKLLAKLLKSKNPDDLQEANKLIKSMVKEDEARIQKVTKRLHTLEEVNNNVKLLSEMLLHYSREDSSEGDKELMKELFDRCENKRRTLFKLASETEDNDNSLGDILQASDNLSRVINSYKTIIGGQVINGEVATSTMPDSEGNNHSSNQGTLIDLAELDTLNSPSSTSAPAPTPPSSGIPILPPPPQTSGPPRSRSSSQAEALLGPNSTNNALSLLDEELLCLGLTDPAPNVPPKESAGNSQWQLFQSEQSNLDFFSPTPGPAACSSSDAPLLQPSAPSSGNSQAPLLPPFPAPVVPASVPAPGVGSFLFSTGLAPALAPKAEPAVPDHHSSALGDTTLHHLDALDQLLEEAKVTSGLVKPASHFSSGAAATPLIPTTPARPLLPFSTGPGSPLFQPLAFQPQGSPMKGPQLSLASVHVPLESIKPSNALPVTAYDKNGFRILFHFAKECPPGRPDVLVVVVSMLNTAPLPVKSIVLQAAVPKSMKVKLQPPSGTELSPFSPIQPPAAITQVMLLANPLKEKVRLRYRLTFALGEQLSTEVGEVDQFPPVEQWGNL